One Artemia franciscana chromosome 6, ASM3288406v1, whole genome shotgun sequence DNA window includes the following coding sequences:
- the LOC136028256 gene encoding protein kintoun-like yields MVLTYPINHGGNSSFIKSSSSLSNKSSNPILPPFLITAVDCHLCITINVKHVLPENFVMKFHPDSDASKIQCDFCNGATDYCLCLSFHSQSLFIINSPVVDVWDNNVTVQFELDFRTSCDSFEFELFSGWDWSILEQVKVDDVVREVKDSLKKKLKNEAPISMLPKPEDILTDVPNLKPETSQPLEGDQVEDDCRPTARSNDKTGRVGRSYSESSDDGSLSSTPNRGILKRRFKSRSYSESSFDELPFRESLPEITNEPSFGSYKEENVGSVDRSKKTVRFSNVVKEQIYRTNSSIVGQRKKNQRKAQCKKRKMSLSSSIESSDGEFMSQASKVKDLETEEKVHSDYAPHPPDCVDPGTKEQFEVIEQNEVELGESLDGTHINDSGVELDGEAQIEGKRESNKSKRKKGKGKKKNEITDLMFALEI; encoded by the exons ATGGTACTAACCTATCCTATTAATCATGGAGGAAATAGCAGTTTCATCAAATCTAGTTCATCATTAAGCAACAAATCAAGTAACCCTATTCTCCCACCATTCCTTATTACTGCTGTTGATTGTCATTTGTGTATTACTATAAATGTGAAACATGTTctacctgaaaattttgttatgaAGTTCCACCCAGATTCTGATGCCAGTAAAATTCAGTGTGATTTTTGTAATGGTGCTACAGATTATTGCTTATGTCTTTCATTTCATTCTCAgtcattatttattataaacagTCCTGTTGTTGATGTTTGGGACAATAATGTAACAGTTCagtttgaactggattttagAACTTCTTGTGAttcttttgagtttgaattgttTTCTGGGTGGGATTGGAGCATACTGGAACAAGTTAAAGTGGATGATGTTGTCCGTGAAGTTAAAGACAGTCTAAAG aagaagttgaaaaatgaGGCACCTATCTCAATGTTACCGAAACCTGAAGACATACTAACAGATGTGCCTAATTTAAAACCCGAAACATCTCAGCCACTTGAAGGGGACCAAGTTGAAGACGACTGTCGACCTACTGCTAGAAGTAATGATAAGACAGGACGAGTGGGTAGAAGTTACTCTGAATCTAGTGACGAT GGATCTCTTTCTTCAACACCAAATCGAGGAATTTTGAAAAGACGTTTCAAATCAAGGAGTTACTCCGAGTCAAGTTTTGATGAGTTGCCTTTTCGAGAATCCCTTCCTGAAATTACAAATGAACCCTCCTTTGGTAgctataaagaagaaaatgttgGATCGGTGGATCGCTCGAAGAAAACGGTCCGTTTTAGCAACGTCGTCAAAGAGCAGATCTATAG AACAAATTCGAGCATAGTTGGGCAGCGAAAAAAGAATCAACGCAAAGCACAATGTAAAAAACGAAAGATGTCGCTAAGTAGTAGCATTGAATCTTCGGATGGAGAGTTCATGTCTCAAGCGTCGAAAGTTAAAGACCTTGAAACTGAAGAGAAAGTTCATAGTGATTACGCACCACATCCCCCAGACTGTGTCGACCCGGGGACAAAAGAACAATTTGAAGTTATTGAACAGAATGAAGTTGAATTGGGAGAGTCCTTAGATGGCACGCATATTAATGATTCAGGCGTTGAACTTGATGGGGAAGCGCAAATTGAAGGGAAACGAGAGAGCAACAagtcaaaaaggaaaaaggggaaggggaaaaagaaaaatgaaattacgGATCTCATGTTTGctttagaaatttaa